ttacattACTACGAGTGCTTTAAGCAGGACTAGATGTTCCTTGAGAGAGCCAAATAAACTCAAAGCATTCCCAGCAGTCTGTCTTTTTCTTAAGCTCGCTCGATATCAGGTTTTCACTGAGCCATCTTGATCACCAGTGGCCATCAGAGCATTATGATAATGAAGGGCACTGCTGTTCACAGCTGCAGTGCTCATGAGGCTGATGTAGATAATCTGTCTACAAATACACTGGGCATGGATCAACTTCCCTGCTCAGATTAAACTGCCACTATTTGTTACTAAAAAACCAGCCACATTAGCCCATATTAAATGGGCACTGTGCTCACACAAAATAGGAACCCTGGATGCCTCAGCTATGAATTTATCTGTGCATTCTGAATAGGCCTCTAGGAAAGGGTGTGTGCAGTGTACTGTACACCTGTATACTTAAATTAATGCAACATAGTCAGGTAAAACCTCAGGAACTGATACAATTCATACACAAACCTGTTTTATGAATTAGCtgttttcatgtcatttaaaGGGATCGTGTCTCTGAGACGAAGAGATGCTAGGAAAttaacacatcacaacacacaagactgaaacacagcagattGATACTGCTGATTGACTGATATTCGGTGGGTAATTTGGACTCTGATCAGAACGAGGTCAGTATACTTTGCGttgctgaaaaacagaaatccGAACGGAAAGCATTGTAAATGGCAGCAGTGGGGTGGTCCAATTACACTGCATGCAaaaagtgataaatgaaaataagCTACTAACCAGAAAAATCATATTAAAGAACTGGCAAATCACGCGGCTGAAGTGATATCACAGGATGTGGCACATACTTGGATCTGATCCCTACAGATGGCAATGTTGGAACCATCAGTAGCAGCAATATCATTAACCGCGCAGGCTTTCATGTGACACAAAATGCACTGTAATCCTTAAATGTTTCAGCCCACAAACTTCAGCATCCTGTAAGAGGATACATCAGTGCTAAATTTATTCTTCTCACAGCTGCTATTTAAGGTGTTTTACAGCTTTGAGTCCCTGTTTTGTTAGACTCAGTGTCAGCACCCATCATAGTCAGTAGAAGTCAAGCAGCATCTAAAGAGGATATCCCTTTAAAGTATACATCTTGTTTAAACAATCCCAGCAGTCAAGCTCTTGGGCATCAAGTTTGGTCCTACCTGACATTTGAAGTGCCAAGGAACCTCCAGGTTTTCAGAATGCATGAGCTTTTCCCCTGTGTGTCCTCTGCTACAGTGTATAATCAGTTTAGTCAGAGTGCACTGCAGTCTGGGCTCTGAGCTCTGCAGTACACTCTCCTGCTGCCCTGCTTCACACCATGCCTGATAAATGCTGATGCCCTTCTGGTGTGTCAAACAACTGTAATTTGTGATTGAGCATCTATCGACAGAGCCACCAGTCTCTCAACACGAGCTTATAGCTGTGACATCATCGCTGCTGCTGCCCCACAGCATCTTACCAGGGACAAAGCTTGATTGATCCCATGCCTCCTCTTGCTCTCTTTGGATATATACGAACTAAAGCTATAGAAAAACCTGTGGTGTTGCACCAATGTGGTCTATTAAAAGTCTCCTTCAATAAGCTTgaaggaaaaatacatttcacaagCTTCTTTTTAACTTCGAGCCCCAGTGATAATCCAGAATGCAACTCACCAAACTTCTTCGTCCAACTGATGAGGCAAAGGAAGAGTTAACCTGAAAGATAATAAAGCACCACTTTAGTCCAGCTTTATTTTACTGGCAGTTCTTTGGTTTAATCTACAAAATTTCAAACTTCAGGCCACTCAAAGCATTTTCATactttcaacaacaacaaaataaaaacatattttgctcCAAATCAGATAAAGATAAACtcttaaaagttattttttaaattcttaaacGTTCAGTGACTTTTGAGGTCAGGTTATAACCTGACATGTTGAATCCAAAGCCACTAAAAGTGATGCCACGGAGCAAAGGAACTCTCAGCTAAATGGAAAAATCTGTTTTGGTGTAAACAGCAAATGGATAATGACGACTAATCTCTTCTGAAATGATCATCAAGGACCAACAGAAAAAGGCTCTCGGAGAAcatctttcattttccttttatctGGTTTGGACCTAACAATTTCTCCAAAGTATAATTTCATACTGTTACTGTAGCTCCAGCTCATCGCACAGCGCACAACTTCATATCAAAATGTGTCagtggtctgtctgtctgtctgtctgtctgaattgaCTATTTCAATAGGACAGCTGTCACAACAGGGATTTGTCACTTGCAGAACAGCACAGCACAAAATAATGAGACATCAAATCTTCACTACAGCAgacatgttttactgtaaaacatctctgtgcagaaacacaacaatgaaGCTTTTGCATCGagaaattgaataaaaaaatgtgtaaaatccCCTACAACAGGTACTGACCACCACCTGTGGAAGACTACTGACTTACACTGTGAGCAACCGCCTCcatcacaaacatgtttatttaaaatttaacattACACTTCACATGGTAGctatgcagcacacacacacactgattacACTTGACAGTCGCCATGAAATATTAATCTACGTAAGTAAATATTCGCCCCAAGGGATCTTTACCGATGGCAACAGTGGCTCTATCTGAACAGCCGGGTCCGTGGTGTCCATCATCTTCCCTGAGCGCTTCACCGGAGAGAGATGGAGCCGAGACGtcctctctgtgtgagtgtgtgtgtgtgtctgtgtatgtgtgtgtgtgtgtgtgtgtgttcaatcCCGTCAGGTGTAGCAGTGAGTGAGCGACCACACAGCCACAGTCACATGTTTATATCGTCGCCGGTCGGAGATGATTAGCGCTTCTCACACACTGTCCCCGTTCATAAAAAAACACGCGCGTCTCGGCGCGCTGACGTGGACGAGTCCCTCTTGAAATGTTTAGTCTTTGTCAGAGTGAAATGTGGGGACGAGCTGCGAGGTGTGCTGAGTCTGGTTATATAACACTCTATTTGctggtgttttattattattattattattattattattattattattattattattattattattattattattattattattattattattattattattagactcTGAATCAAAGGATTACTAGTGAGgactattttaaaaatagacttaaaaaaaactgcagtccAACTCTCTGCCCTGCCATCTGTGTTTAGTGTTGGTCCACACATATTTTACACAGCGTCTCACTCATAGTTGATGATGGATTGAACTGGGGAAGCCCAGGTAAAGTAAAAATGACTGTACGTTCATCCAGGCTTTAAACGCAGCACGTCTCCAAGTATCTAGTGCTCTAATAGGCCATTTGATGTGTATCACCTGATTATTAAAAGAGTCCTTCACAGGGAAATGCGCATGACTTGAGGATAAACAAGCATCCACAGTCCAAGTCACTGGTTGTTATTGTTACCCTGGTATTTGATTTGGGACTTGTTAAGGTGCATGTTAGGTGTATATTGTTGTAGGAGgagctgctgtgtgtggtgACCAGAGATTGAGGAGTGCTGCTACAGCCCATTTTGGCGCTTTGGTTAACAGCAGGGATCTTTTAATAATAGTAAAGCACCGCCATCTGGTGTAGATCACAGTCTACGTGGAGCCGAATCCAGAGGAAAACCACAGTAAGGAAGCTTAATTGAGCCGCAGGAGATTATTAATAAATAGtcctgtttaaaataaagtctCATCGCTGCCCCTGGACTGGACTGACCTCCTTACGAGCTTCGACTCACTAACCGAGGAGCTGTTTGAGTACAggagctgcttttatttatcgCCATCTGCTGTTTATCCCTGGGAAGGCCCATCACTGACTGAGAGACTGAGCgttaacacgcacacacacacacacacacacacacttcatgaCAAGCTAAATGCCACACCTCTTACTGACAGCTGTGAGCATCTCCTTCACACTGAAACTCCAATTAATTGCACATTGGATTGATGATGCACACGTTTGATCATATAGGTTCTCGGCTTCATTCATTTGGTTTTGTTATTGAATGTTCTTTTCCAAcaaggcaaataaaaaaaaaaattggatgATTACAGGTGGAAATGGTTCGATTGCCAATTAGCAATGAATCAGGTGGGTTTGTTTCTCCGTTTGTTTTATCAGATCAACTGTGAGGTCCGATCTGGTCCTGTGCGCACTTTTAAACAGAGACTTTCTTTGGATGTGTCACTTCCTGTGGATGCTGAACCAAAAAACTTGTCAACCTcacagtttttctgtgtgtaacTGTGACTTAATACTTGAGTTTTCACCCTCTTTCCATTTTTTATGGCGAACCACATAAATGACAAAGTGGCTTCAACCAAGTGCTGCAACGATCCTGATTGTTGAGtcagaataaaactaaatctgttgGCATTCAGTAGTTCAATCTACTTctgtcattattaatattatcactactgttgtgtttttccttcattaACCAGCCTCAGAAACcgtgatttttattttttattcccaaatatttgtctttttaactgGATGATCCTCGCGTGTGATGTGTGTCATATTATACAACACTTTTAACATTTCTGATTAATTCTAAAGagattaaaatatttatcattaGTTCACTTTTGTTTGAAACCCCTCAGCTCCAATGATCCATCAGCGCCGTCACGGCCGCTTTTGTATTTCTGGAAAGACGCACAAAGACACATGAGTCTGTGGAAAGAcaatattaatgtttgtttgttttgtttttttgttttttatattatatccAATAAAACATGACTTACTTGTCCTGATGACAacatcatttattatgtttcaaTCACATTACAGCAGATACAGAGGTTTTCACGACAGCATAGCGGACAGGCTATGGAAAAGAACCGgctgaaataaacaaatttaaaaaaaaaaaaaaaagagcctaAGTCTACATTACCAACATTTATAACTTCTTTAATCACATCTATGATCAATGTAGCAGTGATCGGTAACGTCATAAATTTTTGGTAGCCTACGCCTTTGATAAagtacaaaatacatttgtttccCCACTGACAGAGATATTATGCCAGTTTATGCTACACAAGAACATTTCATGTACAGATTCtcaatatctttttttttttttttttttgtcactaaCAGTTGAGGCTACTTAACAGAAgagggtttgtttgttttgttttttaaatactactTATGAATCCGATTAAATCTATGTTGTGTACATCCAGTCACTATCACCAAGTGTTCAATATGTACATTATATTcataattacagtgtttttttgaCTTAACAGTGTGGAAAGGATGCGCCCAGAAGTCGGTAGTGGAAGAATTTACACTTTGGCCATTAACTATGGAGGTGGAGttatttgttagtttgttttgtttttgtttgtcgtTAAcctgtagatagatagatagatagatagatagatagatagatagatagatagatagatagatagatagatagatagatagatagatagattgatagatagatagatagatagatagatagatagatagatagatagatagatagatagatagatagatagatagatagatagatagatagtagGAGTTGGTCGTTTCTTTGTTTTAACTGTGAGGGTAGAAACTGTAATAACCAATGTCCTTTGTGCAGTTCTTCTCACACTCTCTCGGTGCCAGCAGCTCAGATTTTAACGGGGACACTGTCTCTGAAACCGGCGTGGCAGAAGGTGAGATTCTTCTCCTTTTGGCCTGTTCAAAGATACCAGAATCACTCGAATCAATGGATTTTATGGAGGACGGCGTCTCTATCCAGCTCGACTCAGATGTCATGTCCTTAGGTTTGGTTTCCTCTGAGCCGCTGATGGGTGACCTCTCTGTCGGGATGGAGTCACTCTCCTCGGCCAGGTAGTTGGTGCCCGCTCTGCCTCCGAGAGAGTTAGTGGGCCAGCAGGAAAAGACCGAGCTGGATTTGCTGTTTACGCCACAGTACTGCGGCGGCGTGCGTCCTCCCCAGCCTGACGGGTCTGCGTAATAGCCAAGAGGCCGGTTGGAGCAGCCTGCAGTCGGCAGGGGAAGAGCCTTCACTCCGGCCGCTGCGTAGGACAGCAAGGTGGCCGCGTTACCGGCGAAATCAGCGGCGTCGTATGCCGAGGCAGCAAAGTCCAGTCGGTTGTTGGCAGGGGTGACAAACCATCGCTGCGGGGGGGTGGCAACAGTGGGCTCCTCGGTTTGCTGCGGGGATAGCAAGCTGTTGCCGAGTGGGACGCTGCGCTCCGTGCCAGGACCAGTCCCCACGCCAGGGTGAAAGCGAGATTTGGCATAAGTGCTGACAAATTGGTCCTGCAGGAAGGAGCTAGGCATGGCATATCTCGCACCCGGCACGATCTGTGAACGCGGAGAGTCACCCGGTGATGGAGTTAGGCGGTCGATGTCGCAGCCTGTGTAGACACTGAAAAGATGGagagtaaaacagagaaacaattcAGAAACTAAACAGTGCGCTTGGGTTGGCCCTGTGGAAATCTAAGAAATGTGGGATAACGTCAGTTTCACCACAtcatttatttgatatttgatggGTCTAAACGACTCAAATGGTCTCAgacaaagaacacaaaaacatttagacaCGTTTTAAGcactgataaataataaaagccAGCTTTGTTGTCTGAATTTTGGAAAATCAGAATTAAAAGtatgaacatgtaaaacaagCCGAAGTCAAGACTCACTGGATCATTTGAACGAATATTTGgatattaatgtttattttatccaATATTTACACGATTAAACTGGAAACACCACGTTTCAGTTGATTGAATAAATTGATtagtttcacatttattttcttttgtgtcaaaACAATAATCattctgatttctttttaaattaattttacttCTTTATGAGCACTTGTCTGATTGTGAATTAGAAAAAACATggtataaaacacacaaaacaataaattacaatcgaaataacagaaaactaaaatgaataatCTTACGTATCATAGTTGTCCCGAAATCCTTTGGCAAATGGATTGTGGTCAATTTTCAGTTGGGTAATCTGTGCAAAAAGTAATGCAGTCATTAGAAGATGTATATagtttgtatttaataattctttatatttgtaagtgtgtgtgtgtgtgtgtgtgtgtgtgtgtgtgtgtgtgtgtgtgtgggtgggtgtgtagGATGAGATAATTCACAGTTAGTCAGTTTATTCTCTTGACTCCCATTGAAACAATCcgtgttctgctttgttttaaaataatgttttgttttgtcgtGTGCTTAAAAacacttctctcttttctattcgtattaaaactgagaaatgagaCTTATAGATGTATGTGGTGCTGGATATTAAGCGCGCTCCTACATCAGTGTTCTGGTAAGCTGTGACGGCGATGAATTGCGTTTCTGTGAAGGTGAAAGTCTGGACTCTTCCTGGTTGGCTGGTGTCCTCTGTCCCATCCTCGTTTACTTCCACCACATGGAGCCTGGGCTGGTACTTGTGGAGAGACTGGAGAACCACCATCTGGAGATTCAATTAAAGACGCACGTCAGAAACTCATTGTCAAACTTTGGGGAGACGATTGAAACATGATGTTATATGAATCTATCTTCATTTGATAATTATTGTAGCATTAGAAATTAACAGGCGGTGCACTGAACAAGCTTTGAAAGGAAACCAGCATATGTTGTTTGCCATTACATCCTTCCAACTTGGTGCCACATTAATATCCCAGACTCTGGATATAGCGTTTCATTTACCTGTCCCGTGTTGTTGGAGGCACCTTTGTTGTTTGTAAGCTTTAGTTTTCCAAACGATATTTCTTGACGCATCCAGTGCGCACCGGTATTTGGTGAATCCGGGTGCATGTAAACTCTATTTCCTTTAGAGTATAtagaaagaacagaaacatgaaaacgTATATGACTgattattgttaaaaaaaaaatttggtttaattcagCCACGAAAAATTCAAATCTGAATGTGTGATCACATACTGAAGAACTGTAAATATGATTCTTTAACTGTATTAATATGCCGtaaaatgtgataataaaaaaaatatgatacCTATGACATTTGTATCTGCTTTTCCACAGGGCACCCACTTTCCTCCTTGAAATCGCCAGTGATTTGGATCAGCAAGTATTACATCCACAAATATATTGTAGTGCGCAGTTGGGTCAAGGCCAGAAATGTTGAAGCTTAAAAATGGGAACATTCGTCTGTGGAAATAAAGGGACGCGAATTtagacaaaagaagaaatatatttaattttaaaatatcaaaaagcCAGATTTGAttcccagtgttttttttttttttttcagctcgttttgttgtttgtgccaGATCCGTTCatcgttttttattttttatttattttttattttttggaggGGGAAACAGTCGTTTCCAGGCgtttcagtttttaagtttGGGAACAAAACCTTGACAGTGAtgtatccaaaaaaaaaaaaaaaagaagaagaaaaaaaaaaacatcgaCGAattgtgcaggtgtgtgtcagCGAAGCCTGTGCGCGCGTACTTACCGCCCTTGCTTTGTGATGATCATCTCTGTTTGGTGTCTGTGAAACTTCAACCACAGGGCCCTGTTGCACAGATACACCTGCGCTTTCCCCGGAACCAGTCCCGCTTGCGCCGAAGAGAACTGGTAAAAAGCCCCTCCTTGGTACGTGTGTCCATACTGTTGCGCGTAAGGGTAGCCCGCCGTCGGGTAGCCTTGAGGAGACGTGTTGGTGAGAAGGCTGTTATAAGCTCCATTCGTTATGACCGGGTGATGGGCCATGTAACGGCTGGGACTTCCAATAGAAAAAGCCGGATGCGCTGGTCCATGCTGGCTCGGGTAAGGGAACATGGCGGTGGGAGCTGCAGAGACT
This Anabas testudineus chromosome 21, fAnaTes1.2, whole genome shotgun sequence DNA region includes the following protein-coding sequences:
- the tbr1b gene encoding T-box brain protein 1b, yielding MQVENCISPASDLSKKFMNVGSGFSSSDGSELSLQDHPIISASDNLERSSPLKKNSREMTNQSEADNFPDSKDASGDVQRGKLSPDLHGVSDIRHNFDGSAGERCIFSSSTQPQPVSAAPTAMFPYPSQHGPAHPAFSIGSPSRYMAHHPVITNGAYNSLLTNTSPQGYPTAGYPYAQQYGHTYQGGAFYQFSSAQAGLVPGKAQVYLCNRALWLKFHRHQTEMIITKQGRRMFPFLSFNISGLDPTAHYNIFVDVILADPNHWRFQGGKWVPCGKADTNVIGNRVYMHPDSPNTGAHWMRQEISFGKLKLTNNKGASNNTGQMVVLQSLHKYQPRLHVVEVNEDGTEDTSQPGRVQTFTFTETQFIAVTAYQNTDITQLKIDHNPFAKGFRDNYDTVYTGCDIDRLTPSPGDSPRSQIVPGARYAMPSSFLQDQFVSTYAKSRFHPGVGTGPGTERSVPLGNSLLSPQQTEEPTVATPPQRWFVTPANNRLDFAASAYDAADFAGNAATLLSYAAAGVKALPLPTAGCSNRPLGYYADPSGWGGRTPPQYCGVNSKSSSVFSCWPTNSLGGRAGTNYLAEESDSIPTERSPISGSEETKPKDMTSESSWIETPSSIKSIDSSDSGIFEQAKRRRISPSATPVSETVSPLKSELLAPRECEKNCTKDIGYYSFYPHS